In Candida orthopsilosis Co 90-125, chromosome 6 draft sequence, the following are encoded in one genomic region:
- a CDS encoding Tif3 translation initiation factor — MAPKKNVKMDLGSFLADDTYGGTSWADEEVDLNSIGLSLDKSTTEAPVGGKPAFSGIGGGEGRFQEPRKERKEYPVPDKPPYVARVSNLPWEVSEEVIVRHFEDRMQAQDIITDIKLPVDRDNGRLKGYAFVTFTQRELLEESLNLTLSEFQGRKIFVNVAAPPRADEGDWRSGRSGPLGGRGESEVELDWGSARRTQAELPRRERSNRGPREERSSGPDLDWGAARSESSGLPPRERSHRGPREHKPRDEPDLDWGAARSESSGLPPRERSHRGPREHKPRDEPELDWGSVRGSHAELPPRQRSSRTSSHGEGQERGTFKPRKQESELDWGAARSSTTTLPPRERSNRSGAHRNNSDNGFDWKRGQPLQQRTKSAHGQKHKDEKKEDDKSQGPQKSQFSVLAVDDGDEEEEEEEEEVEQQGTNQEKDSSDASKLETATANLSISEKDNSNDDWEVVGKK, encoded by the coding sequence ATGGCACCAAAAAAGAATGTCAAAATGGACTTGGGTTCATTTTTAGCAGATGACACCTACGGAGGAACTTCATGGGccgatgaagaagttgatttgaacTCTATCGGATTGTCATTGGATAAATCCACCACTGAAGCACCCGTTGGAGGTAAGCCTGCATTTTCAGGAATTGGTGGTGGCGAAGGTCGTTTCCAAGAACCaagaaaagagagaaaagaGTATCCAGTTCCTGATAAGCCACCATATGTTGCACGTGTTTCCAATTTGCCATGGGAAGTAAGTGAAGAAGTCATTGTGAGACATTTTGAAGATAGAATGCAAGCTCAAGATATCATCACTGATATCAAGTTACCTGTTGACAGAGACAATGGTAGATTGAAAGGTTACGCATTTGTCACCTTTACTCAAAGAGAACTCCTTGAAGAGTCATTGAATTTAACTTTGAGTGAATTTCAAGGAAGAAAGATTTTTGTTAATGTAGCTGCACCACCAAGAGCCGATGAAGGTGATTGGAGATCTGGTAGATCTGGTCCATTGGGTGGTAGAGGTGAGTCTGAAGTCGAGTTAGATTGGGGCTCAGCAAGAAGAACACAAGCTGAGTTGCCAAGAAGGGAGAGATCAAACAGAGGTccaagagaagaaagatCTTCTGGTCCAGATTTAGATTGGGGTGCAGCTAGATCAGAATCAAGTGGATTACCACCAAGAGAAAGATCACATAGAGGTCCAAGAGAACATAAGCCAAGAGATGAACCAGATTTGGATTGGGGAGCAGCCAGGTCGGAATCAAGTGGATTGCCTCCAAGAGAAAGATCCCACAGGGGCCCAAGAGAACATAAACCAAGAGACGAACCTGAATTGGATTGGGGTTCAGTAAGGGGCTCTCATGCTGAATTACCTCCAAGACAAAGATCATCAAGAACATCAAGTCATGGGGAGGGACAAGAACGTGGAACTTTTAAACCAAGAAAGCAAGAATCAGAATTGGATTGGGGAGCAGCAAGATCATCCACAACTACTTTGCCACCAAGGGAAAGATCCAACAGATCAGGAGCACATAGAAACAACTCCGACAATGGTTTTGATTGGAAGAGAGGGCAACCATTACAACAACGTACCAAATCGGCACATGGACAGAAACacaaagatgaaaagaaagaagatgaCAAGTCTCAAGGACCACAAAAATCTCAATTCAGTGTATTAGCCGTTGATGAtggagatgaagaagaagaagaagaagaagaagaagtagaGCAACAAGGAACCAATCAAGAAAAGGACTCATCTGACGCAAGTAAATTGGAAACTGCGACTGCCAACTTGTCAATATCTGAAAAGGACAACAGTAATGACGATTGGGAAGTAGTCGGTAAAAAGTAA
- a CDS encoding Anb1 translation initiation factor eIF-5A has product MAEEDHTFETADAGAALTFPMQCSALRKNGHVVIKNRPCKIVDMSTSKTGKHGHAKVHLVAIDIFTGKKLEDLSPSTHNMEVPNVRRQEFQLLDIDDGFLSLMTADGDTKDDVKVPEGELGDKIQSEFDDGKDLIITIISAMGEEAAIAYKDAPKN; this is encoded by the exons ATGGCTGAAGAAGAT CACACTTTCGAAACCGCCGATGCCGGTGCTGCTTTGACTTTCCCAATGCAATGTTCAGCATTGAGAAAAAACGGACACGTTGTCATCAAAAACAGACCATGtaagattgttgatatgTCCACCTCCAAGACCGGTAAGCACGGTCATGCTAAGGTTCATTTAGTTGCCATTGATATTTTCACTGGtaagaaattggaagatTTGTCTCCATCTACCCACAATATGGAGGTTCCAAATGTTAGAAGACAAGaattccaattgttggacattgatgatggtttCCTTTCATTGATGACCGCCGATGGTGATACCAAGGATGATGTTAAGGTTCCAGAAGGTGAATTGGGTGATAAGATTCAATCTGAATTCGATGACGGTAAAGATTTGATCATTACCATCATCTCTGCTATGGGTGAAGAAGCTGCCATTGCTTACAAGGATGCCCCAAAAAACTAA
- a CDS encoding Fgr47 protein, with amino-acid sequence MDHSNVRTFKRPLDIPTREQLAAIFSPHKRLKCSQPLDNSSVPRVTHYTNDENISTNSNLSTTKQNNLDANHNHNQFNPIQPENKNDAPLLNSVPPNIVPIVHPPAITSDFFTDVTTDLSNEKTAQQIYSIIKKFPPPIPPPPPSFSELDGEVSDDEGGGIMVPFIYPPPPVVNIDKLPFSLTEFKRKFQNSLKELEERDNNANARKSAEESLLRGENSLDANDAGGLRTSHPEPKTASVAPTPQTPPALGPAKRGRKPKIRPELMQAKMKEEAKGRAQEKAEAEARERKESLEAVASENEIREGSAKRDWQSGNADSAVENDHYVYVQAPPLPFPPPNYMTYPLSAQKSSLVPDDVFTSLLEANEQLPRVDMVLASAAGTLFDLRQEASEKGLTKDGLEVQKLRKGAVEISSDESSDGEVPSTRVLYNDENYYSKIDDENYQDVYQAQWPKVNIFNKSYADPMFAIVNSQLSNVKEKSSVDNEKELENVHAYPHEAMTGLERIDRLSLFPSSSREFTMSNGAMKERRRKTLRTHLENMEEFEQRNRDDIYRAKKYKLLQRIDNLRTSKVRFRKSVIRDDELQQIQRQLEIERDYELVKLKLFEQYELLKNSLIFYEESNKVYKHLNMILINKLEKLKNFFGYQQELFTHLLEQQNKSGGGDVLDISNKNSSKLFQGISLKNADKPASLSSSDEANDETNGQVDHASESDKLLNEMLNSSSKFALVHDFMPLITQEEFNIITSDVPKKLKPTTSTKTSMKHQIFANPIYDRLMTSGSDTNASDSNTSGFKSGSPQPQSVQPGPKRRGRRAATNTAQTNVPSVSSLNGNASASERNGGGGSLNTMSAATATTATMQNTYMRDSVAFNHQYTEAGLLAKITKQFYGPQMANPYELNHDLSMMGIDTRWPVGK; translated from the coding sequence ATGGATCATTCAAATGTTCGAACATTCAAAAGACCGCTTGACATTCCAACAAGAGAGCAACTAGCGGCCATTTTCAGTCCGCATAAGAGGCTAAAATGCTCTCAGCCATTGGATAATCTGTCAGTGCCTAGAGTAACCCACTACACAAACGATGAAAACATatcaaccaattccaatttgtcaaCCACTAAACAAAATAATCTTGATGcaaaccacaaccacaaccaatTCAATCCAATCCAACcggaaaacaaaaatgatgcACCTTTATTAAACTCGGTGCCACCAAACATTGTACCTATCGTTCATCCACCAGCAATCACTTCCGATTTCTTCACAGATGTCACTACTGATTTAAGTAATGAAAAAACAGCTCAACAAATTTACAGCATCATTAAGAAGTTCCCACCACCAATTCCACCCCCACCGCCACTGTTTTCAGAACTTGATGGTGAAGTGAGTGATGATGAGGGAGGTGGAATAATGGTACCATTCATTTATCCACCTCCACCCGTTGTcaatattgataaattgcCGTTTTCATTGACTGAGTTTAAAcgaaaatttcaaaactcATTGAAGGAGTTGGAAGAGCGTGATAATAATGCAAATGCTAGAAAATCTGCGGAGGAAAGTTTATTGAGGGGGGAAAACTCGCTTGACGCAAATGATGCTGGGGGATTGCGGACAAGTCATCCTGAACCAAAAACCGCTAGTGTTGCGCCTACACCTCAAACTCCTCCAGCACTAGGTCCGGCaaaaagaggaagaaaACCAAAGATAAGACCTGAGCTAATGCAAGCGAAAATGAAGGAGGAAGCAAAAGGAAGAGCGCAGGAAAAAGCTGAAGCCGAAGCAAgggaaagaaaagagagtTTAGAAGCAGTAGCTTCTGAAAATGAAATACGGGAAGGCAGTGCAAAGCGTGATTGGCAATCTGGCAACGCTGATTCTgctgttgaaaatgatcaTTACGTGTATGTACAAGCGCCTCCTTTACCATTTCCACCTCCAAATTATATGACATATCCGCTATCAGCTCAAAAGTCTTCCCTAGTACCGGACGATGTGTTCACTTCTCTACTAGAAGCTAATGAACAGTTACCGCGAGTTGACATGGTGTTGGCTAGTGCTGCTGGAACCCTTTTCGATTTACGACAAGAAGCTTCGGAAAAGGGGTTAACCAAAGATGGTCTTGAAGtgcaaaaattgagaaaaggAGCTGTTGAAATATCACTGGATGAGTCAAGTGATGGTGAGGTTCCAAGCACAAGAGTACTAtacaatgatgaaaactATTACTCCAAAATTGACGATGAGAATTATCAAGATGTATATCAAGCTCAATGGCCCAAAGTtaatatcttcaacaagaGTTATGCCGATCCAATGTTTGCCATAGTGAATTCACAATTGAGTAATGTTAAAGAGAAGTCATCTGTTGACAATGAAAAGGAATTGGAGAATGTTCATGCGTACCCTCATGAAGCAATGACAGGATTAGAGAGAATTGATAGACTTAGCTTATTTCCTTCATCTTCACGAGAATTTACAATGAGTAACGGAGCAATGAAAGAAAGGAGAAGGAAAACCTTGCGTACacatttggaaaatatgGAAGAATTTGAACAGAGGAATAGAGATGATATTTATCGAGCTAAGAAATACAAACTCCTTCAACgaattgataatttaaGAACTAGCAAAGTTCGTTTCCGAAAATCGGTAATTCGTGATGATGAGctacaacaaattcaacgtcaattggaaattgagCGTGATTATGAATTGGTTAAGTTGAaattatttgaacaatacgaattattgaaaaactcaTTGATCTTTTATGAAGAGTCTAACAAGGTTTATAAGCATTTGaatatgattttgatcaacaagttggagaaattaaaaaatttttttggaTATCAACAAGAGTTATTTACTCATTTGttggaacaacaaaacaaaagtgGTGGAGGTGATGTATTAGATATATCGAATAAGAATTCGTCAAAGTTGTTCCAAGGAATATCGTTGAAAAATGCCGATAAACCTGCATCGTTATCATCTTCGGATGAGGCTAATGATGAAACCAATGGTCAGGTAGACCACGCTAGTGAATCAGATAAATTACTAAATGAAATGTTGAACTCGTCATCCAAATTTGCCTTAGTTCATGATTTTATGCCATTAATCACTCAAGAAGAGTTCAACATAATCACTAGTGATGTACCCAAAAAGCTTAAACcaacaacctcaacaaAGACATCAATGAagcatcaaatttttgctAATCCAATTTATGATCGACTAATGACATCTGGATCAGATACCAATGCCAGTGACTCAAATACTAGTGGATTCAAAAGTGGCtcaccacaaccacaactgGTGCAGCCAGGTCCAAAGAGAAGAGGCAGACGAGCAGCTACAAACACAGCACAAACTAATGTACCGTCTgtttcttcattgaatGGTAATGCTAGTGCTTCGGAAAGGAACGGCGGTGGTGGTTCATTAAACACAATGTCTGCTGCTACTGcaacaactgcaacaaTGCAAAACACCTATATGAGGGATTCAGTTGCTTTTAACCATCAATACACTGAAGCCGGATTATTAGCCAAGATTACTAAACAATTTTATGGTCCACAAATGGCTAATCCTTATGAATTAAATCATGATTTGCTGATGATGGGTATAGATACGAGGTGGCCAGTTGGGAAATAA